The following coding sequences are from one Gossypium hirsutum isolate 1008001.06 chromosome A12, Gossypium_hirsutum_v2.1, whole genome shotgun sequence window:
- the LOC107945801 gene encoding cold shock domain-containing protein 3, whose product MAEQQQEQQQSRSTGKVLWFDDQKGFGFIHPDDGGEDLFVHQSSIKSEGYRSLAEGESVEFTVSQGNGGKTQAVDVTAIGGSQISKKDRRTGGGGWRAGNDRRNGSGGCYNCGDLNHLARDCSNNVSSFENNDNYNNSAYNSGGGGSCYNCGEAGHFARECRRDAGGSAGGGAGKCYNCGKFGHFARECNRNSGGGGGGRGCFNCGGFGHLARDCSNNKGSECYKCGEAGHFARECPNLKASA is encoded by the coding sequence ATGGCTGAGCAACAGCAGGAACAACAGCAATCAAGATCCACAGGCAAGGTCCTTTGGTTCGATGACCAAAAGGGTTTCGGCTTTATTCATCCCGACGATGGTGGCGAAGATCTCTTCGTTCATCAATCTTCCATCAAATCCGAAGGCTATCGTAGCCTCGCTGAGGGTGAATCTGTCGAGTTCACTGTTTCCCAAGGCAACGGAGGCAAGACCCAGGCTGTTGATGTCACCGCAATCGgtggctctcaaatcagtaaGAAGGACCGTCGCACTGGCGGCGGCGGTTGGAGGGCTGGAAACGATCGGAGGAACGGAAGCGGCGGTTGTTATAACTGCGGGGATCTGAATCATCTCGCCAGGGATTGCAGTAACAACGTTAGCTCTTTCGAAAACAATGATAACTATAACAACTCCGCTTACAACAGTGGTGGTGGCGGTTCTTGTTATAATTGCGGTGAGGCCGGGCATTTTGCAAGAGAGTGTAGGAGAGATGCCGGCGGATCTGCTGGTGGTGGGGCTGGGAAGTGCTACAACTGTGGGAAATTTGGGCATTTTGCCAGAGAGTGCAATAGAAACAGTGGCGGTGGCGGTGGAGGCAGAGGCTGCTTTAATTGTGGAGGGTTTGGGCATTTGGCGAGGGATTGTAGCAATAACAAAGGATCAGAATGTTATAAATGTGGCGAGGCAGGGCATTTTGCGAGGGAGTGCCCTAACTTGAAGGCTTCAGCTTAA
- the LOC121211310 gene encoding LOW QUALITY PROTEIN: ferredoxin--NADP reductase, leaf isozyme, chloroplastic-like (The sequence of the model RefSeq protein was modified relative to this genomic sequence to represent the inferred CDS: inserted 1 base in 1 codon), producing the protein MAAVTAAVSFPSTNSTSFTTRTSIISPERITFKKVSFYYRDVSSGGRVVSVRAXVTTEAPAKVVKESKKNDEGVVVNKFKPKEPYIGRCLLNTKITGDDAPGETWHMVFSTEGEVPYREGQSIGVIPDGVDKNGKPHKLRLYSIASSALGDFGDSRTVSLCVKRLVYTNEKGELVKGVCSNFLCDMKPGAEVKITGPIGKEMLMPKDPDATIIMLATGTGIAPFRSFLWKMFFERHEDYKFNGLAWLFLGVPTSSSLLYKEEFEKMKETYPDNFRLDFAVSREQTNEKGEKMYIQTRMAEYAKELWELLKKDNTFVYMCGLKGMEKGIDDIMVSLAAADGIDWIEYKRQLKKSEQWNVEVY; encoded by the exons atGGCTGCCGTAACTGCTGCAGTCTCCTTTCCTTCTACCAACTCCACCTCTTTTACTACTCGAACCTCTATCATCTCTCCTGAAAGAATCACATTCAAGAAG GTTTCTTTTTACTACCGGGATGTTTCAAGTGGAGGGAGAGTGGTTTCAGTGCGAG CAGTTACAACTGAAGCTCCTGCTAAAGTTGTAAAGGAATCCAAGAAAAATGATGAAGGTGTTGTGGTTAACAAGTTCAAGCCAAAGGAACCTTACATTGGCAGGTGCCTTCTAAATACTAAGATCACCGGTGATGATGCTCCTGGAGAGACATGGCACATGGTCTTCAGCACTGAGG GAGAGGTTCCTTACAGAGAAGGACAATCCATTGGAGTGATTCCAGATGGCGTTGACAAGAATGGGAAACCTCATAAACTGAGATTATACTCCATTGCTAGCAGTGCTCTTGGTGACTTTGGGGACTCCAGAACT GTATCCCTATGTGTGAAACGTCTTGTATACACCAACGAGAAAGGAGAACTTGTTAAAGGAGTCTGCTCAAATTTCTTAT GTGACATGAAACCTGGGGCAGAAGTTAAAATCACAGGACCTATTGGAAAGGAAATGCTTATGCCAAAAGATCCCGATGCCACAATCATCATG CTTGCTACAGGAACTGGTATCGCTCCCTTTCGATCATTTTTATGGAAAATGTTCTTTGAAAGGCATGAAGATTACAAG TTCAATGGTTTGGCATGGCTGTTCCTCGGTGTTCCTACAAGTAGCTCATTGTTGTACAAGGAG GAATTTGAGAAAATGAAGGAGACGTATCCAGACAACTTCAGGCTGGACTTTGCTGTGAGCAGAGAACAAACAAATGAGAAAGGAGAAAAGATGTACATTCAGACCCGAATGGCTGAATATGCAAAAGAGCTATGGGAATTGCTGAAGAAAGATAACACCTTTGTTTACATGTGTGGGTTGAAAGGAATGGAGAAGGGAATTGATGACATAATGGTCTCACTTGCTGCAGCAGAtg GTATTGATTGGATTGAATACAAAAGGCAGTTGAAGAAATCTGAGCAATGGAATGTGGAAGTCTACTGA